TTTctatttctcatattttttgatgagttgaaaattgaaaatgaatttgGATGACAATATCAATAGCTAAAGAAAACGCCACATGGAGAATGCGTGTACTCACAAGTTGCAGAAACGATCCACCATTAATATAACGACACGTGCCTCAATGGCAATGGATATTTTCCTCATTAAATTCGTTTCAATTCCATTAACTCTAACCAATCCAATCCATTTCCTCTTCTCACCCAATGGACCGCAGTTTCCTCTTAGCTCTCCTCCTCTTCTCCGTCGTAGCAACCGCCACAAAGGACGACAACAACGACGACTTTCTGATCCGTCAAGTCACTGATCACGAAGATGATCAACTACTGAACGCAGAGCACCACTTTACAACCTTCAAGTCTAAGTTCAGTAAAAGCTACGCAACAAAAGAGGAGCACGATTACCGATTCGGCGTGTTTAAGTCAAATCTTAAGAAAGCGAAGCTCCATCAGAAGCTCGATCCTTCCGCGGAGCACGGAGTCACTAAGTTTTCAGACTTAACGGCGTCTGAGTTCCGTCGCCAGTTTCTTGGACTTAAAAAACGTCTCCGTCTACCGGCTCACGCTCAGAAGGCTCCGATCTTACCTACTAACAACCTTCCTGAGGACTTCGATTGGCGTGAGAAAGGAGCCGTCACTCCCGTCAAGGACCAGGCACgttcaattattaaattaataattatataattaataatactaattattattattattattattattattattattattattattattattattattattattattattattatcattattattaacgatttgatttaatttggtGTGATTATTAGGGTTCGTGTGGTTCGTGTTGGGCGTTTAGCACAACGGGAGCGTTGGAAGGAGCAAATTATTTGGCTACTGGGAAATTAGTGAGCCTTAGTGAGCAACAGCTTGTGGATTGTGATCATGTGGTtagttgtttttaatatttaattaattaaattaattctcTTTTGcttgttgtttttaatatttaatattttacttaattaaatttACTTTAGCCCCTTTTCATTTTGTTGTATATGGTTAGTGGTGATTATTTGTTTGGTTTAACCTAACTCGTGAGTCTAAACTGAACCAATAATTGGTTCAGAT
The genomic region above belongs to Cicer arietinum cultivar CDC Frontier isolate Library 1 chromosome 4, Cicar.CDCFrontier_v2.0, whole genome shotgun sequence and contains:
- the LOC101501911 gene encoding cysteine proteinase 15A-like precursor; amino-acid sequence: MDRSFLLALLLFSVVATATKDDNNDDFLIRQVTDHEDDQLLNAEHHFTTFKSKFSKSYATKEEHDYRFGVFKSNLKKAKLHQKLDPSAEHGVTKFSDLTASEFRRQFLGLKKRLRLPAHAQKAPILPTNNLPEDFDWREKGAVTPVKDQGSCGSCWAFSTTGALEGANYLATGKLVSLSEQQLVDCDHVCDPDEYNSCDSGCNGGLMNNAFEYLLQSGGVVREQDYSYTGRDGSCKFDKSKIAASVSNFSVVSVDEDQIAANLVKNGPLAVAINAAWMQTYMSGVSCPYICAKSRLDHGVLLVGFGNGFAPIRLKEKPYWIIKNSWGQNWGEEGYYKICRGRNICGVDSMVSTVAAVHASNN